The following nucleotide sequence is from Streptomyces bathyalis.
GCGTGCCATGGCGACCGCCTCGGGGCCGGAGGCCGCCTCCGCGACGATGGTGAGGTCCTCCTCCAGCGCGAGGAGAGCGGTCAGCGCGCCGCGGATCAGATGCTCGTCGTCGGCGAGCAGCACCCGGATGCCGCCGCCCGGCCCGCCCTCGTCGTTCCGCCCGCCCTGCGCGCCGCTCACTCCGCCGAGTCCTTCCCGTCCGTGCCGCTGCCGTGGGTGCCGGCCGTGCCTGCCGGGTCCGTGACCGCCTCGTCCGCGGTCGCGTCGTTCCCGGCTGCCAGCGGGACCTCGGCCGTCAGCCGGAATGTACCGCTCTCGCCGTCCCGTGCCACGCGCAGCGTGCCGCCGACCCCGTCGAGACGTTCGCGCAGCCCCGCGAGCCCGGAGCCGGCGCTCCCTCCCGGGGCCTGGCCGCGTGTGCCGTCGTTCTCCATGACCAGCAGCGCGCTGCGGCCCGCCGGGTCCGTGCCCACCCACACCGTGCACCAGGTCGCGTCCGCGTGCCGCAGCACGTTCGTCGCCCCCTCCCGCACGACCCAGCCGAGCGCGGCCTGCACGGGAGCCGGCAGCTGCGAACCGCCGTTGTCGGTACGGCAGTCGACGCCGGCGGCGCGCAGGATCCCGCGCGCGCCGGCGAGTTCGGTGGGCAGGTCCACGTCGCGGTAGCCGCGGACCACCGCCCGCACCTCCGACTGAGCCTCGCGGGCGATGCGCTGCACCTCGGTCATCTGGCCGACGGAGGCCTCGGTCTCGGACCCGCGCCGCACCAGCTGTGCCGCCAGCTCGCTCTTGAGAGCGATGGCCGACAGGTTCCGGCCCATCACATCGTGCAGGTCCCTGCTGAAGCGCAGCCTCTCCTCGGCGACGGCCAGCCTCGCCTGTACGCCGCGGGCCTCCTCCAGCTCCCTGATGACGGCGATGTACCAGGCGGAGGAGCGGCCGGTGAAGACGGACAGGAGACCGCCGAGGCCCACGACGACCAGTGCCGCCAGCAGGTCCGCCCCGGGCAGCCCCGCCGCGGCGAGAGCGGCCGTCGTGGCGGCGAGGTAGCCGGACAGCGCGAGCGCCGCCGTACGCCTCGGCACCGCCACACCGAAGGTGACGGCGAACGGTGCGAGCGCCCCGTGCAGCCCCAGGCCCACCTCCAGCCCGACCTCGACCGCGCGGATCGCGACAAGCACGACCGTGAGGGCGGTCATCGAGGCCATCAGCACGGCCGGCAGCGCGAGCCGGGCATCCGTGACGGTGCGCGTGCCGAGATAGCTGTCGATGGCCCGGTGCAGCACGCCCGTACAGAGCAGGCACTGCACCAGGCCCAGCCCGAGGACCGTCCAGGCGAGGGTGCGGGGAAGAGCACCGGGACCCGCGTTCGGCACCAGCTGCACGACGAAGCCCACGAGTGTCAGCCAGGCGTACGCGACGAGCATCCACCGCGTCGACGCCTCCACCTGTTCGTGGCTGCTGCGCTCCTGCCAGCGGCGGTACTTCGGGGCCACCCCCCACCAGCCGATCACGGGCCCGTGCTCCTCACCTTCTCTAGCGTCGCGGCTCCCAGCGGAACCAGCGCCGCACGGCGACGGTCCCGAGGATGATCCACACCACCAGGACGGTCAGCGCCTTCACGGTGTCCATGCCGCTCAGCGTGCCGACCCAGCCGTTGCGTACCAGCTCCATCGTCGGTGACACCGGGAGCAGAGAACACACATTGGCGAGCACGTCCGGCATGACGTCCAGCGGGACCACGACTCCGGACCCCACGAAAGAGATCGCCATGAACGGGAATGTGGTGATCTGCGAGGCTTCTGTCGTGCGCGTGAAGGCGGCGGACACCGCGGCCAGCAGCACCATCAGCAGCAGCCCCAGCAGCAGACCGGCGGCGACGAGCTCCGGCCGCTCCGGCGGCGCGAGGTCGAGCAGGACCGCACCGCCGCCGAGCAGCAGGACGCACTGCCCGAGCGCCAGCACCAGGGACGGCAGCGCGCTGCCCGTCAGGATCTCGCCGTCGCTGGCCTCACCGGTGCGCAGCCGCTTGAGCACCAGCTCCTCGCGACGCGTGACGTAGATGCCGGTCAGATTGGCGTAGACGGCGAAGACCAGCACGTAGCCGATCGAGCCCGGGACCAGCACCGTCCCCAGGGAAAGGCCCGTGCCCTCCAGGTTCATGCCGCTGGCGGTCTGGCGCATCAGGACCGTCAGCAGGGCCGGGGTGGCCAGCGCGACGAAGAGCATCGCCTTGTTGCGCATCAGGAGCGTGAGTTCGGCACGCCCCAGCGCGCGCAGGCGGCTCCACATCGCCGAAGTGTCCACCCTGCCCGGCGCCTTGACCGTGGCCGCGTCCGTGCTGCTCATACCCGCTCCACCTCCATGCCGCCGGATGCCGCTCCTGCCCGGTGCTTGCCGGGTCCGCCGGCCTGGCTGTCCTCGTCCGCCTCGTCGGGAAGCTGCGCGATCTCCAGGAACACCTCTTCGAGGGTCGCGGTGCGGGCGTGCAGCCCCGGCAGTTCGACGCCCGCCTGCCGCGCCCAGATCAGCAGATCCGTCAGCGCCGACTGCAGCTGCGGCGTACGGATCTCCACACGTCCCTCCCGCAGGGTGGGCTGCGGCAGCGTCGTCGGCAGATGCGCCGGCGAGAGTCCGTCGGGCAGCGTGAAGCGGATGCTGGACGGCCGCTCCGCGACGACCTGTTCGGGAGTGCCGGTGGTGACGATGCGTCCCGCACGCATGATGGCCAGCCGGTCGGCCAGCTCCTCGGCCTCCTCCAGGTAGTGCGTGGTCAGCAGTACCGTCGTGCCGGCCCTGCGCAGCTCACGCACCAAGTCCCAGGTGTCCCGGCGCCCTTCGGGGTCCATGCCGGTGGTCGGTTCGTCCAGGAAGAGCACTTCCGGGTGCCCGACGAGTGCCATCGCCAGGTCCAGGCGCCGTCGTTCACCGCCGGAGAGCTGTTTCACCCGGACCTGCGCGCGCCGGTCGGAGAGCCCGACCTGCGCCAGCACCTCGCCGATCGGACGGGCGTCGCTGGTGCAGCCGGCCCACATCCGTATGGTCTCGGTGACCGTCAACTCGGAGGGAAAACCGCCTTCCTGGAGCATCACTCCGGTACGGGGCCGCACCGCGGTGCGCTCCGAGTACGGGTCGAAGCCGAGCACTCTCACGTTGCCGCCGCTGGGCCGTGCCAGGCCCTCCAGCAGCTCGACCGTGGAGGTCTTTCCCGCTCCGTTCGTGCCCAGCAGCGCGAAGATCTCGCCCTCCCGTACGGAGAACGAGACACCGCGCACGGCTTCGAAGCCCTTCGCGTATCGCCGTTTGAGTCCGTCGACCTCGATCGCATCCATGTCCTCAGTTTTCCGCGGGCGCCCGCTGTCACCCGGTGCGTGCTGTCACGAGTGCGCATGACGAACCTCATGCGCGGGCAGGGCGGCTTCACACGGCGGCCGCGCGCCGGTGGGCGAGAGGCGCGCCTGGAGAACGGTCTTTCGGGCCGCGGATACGGGGCGGCCGGATTCCGGTCCGGAAACGGAAGGAACCCCGGTCCGGGGACCGGGGTTCTCTCACTGCTGAATCGCGGATCCCGTGGAACCGGATCCCGATGAGCTTGGAGCGGACGACGAGGCTCGAACTCGCGACCTCAACCTTGGCAAGGTTGCGCTCTACCAACTGAGCTACGTCCGCGTGCTTCCACCCGACATTCTTCCCGACTTCCCGGGAGGCCCTGCTGAGTGGTGCGCCCCCACTGTACCTGATCGTTACCGATGCCGGTCCTGTGAGAACGAGAGCGGGTGACAGGAATCGCACACTGCGCCTCCCCCTTGGAAAGGGGGCGCTCTACTACTGAGCTACACCCGCGCGCTCCGTGAGGTTTCCCTCGCGGCGACGGGCCCGACTCTAGCGGATCACCCGGGGTCCGTGGCAAGTCGGGCCGCCCGGCCCGCGGTACGTGTGCGGCGCGTACGCCGCAAGCGTGCCGCACGGGCCGGGCACGGAGGTCAACGGGAGGCGTTGAAGGCGTCGTAGACCTTCTTCGGGATGCGGCCGCGGGCGGGTACCTCGAAGCCGTTGGACTCGGCCCAGGCGCGAACGGCGCGCGGGTCGGGAGCGACGGCGGTGCGGTGGTAGGCCTTGCCGGACTTGGCCCGCTTGCGGCCCGCTTCGACGAAGCGCGCGAGGTCCTCACGCAGCTTCTTCGCGTTCTCGATGTTGAGGTCTACCTCGTACGACTTCCCGTCGAGCCCGAAGGAGACCGTTTCCGATGCTTCTCCGCCGTCAAGATCGTCGGAGAGGGTGACCACTACACGTTGTGCCACGGATATCGGACCTTCCATCAGGATCGCGAATTGGATCACAGGATTCTCCGCGCTGACATGCAAGGACCAGGGGGAGCTGCGAGTGATCCGCAGGATTGAGGTGGGACTTTTCTTTTGTACAGCTGTGGACTTTGCAATGTGAAGCGAGAGTATTTCGACTCGCGTGTCAGACCGCAATCGGGACCATACTTTTTTCACGGCATTTTTCCCAGAGCTCCGGCGGGTGCCGGAACCGGCGGAGGGTCGTGGAAAGCGTGTGCGGCGAGTGGGCGGGGCAGATATCCACGCGCGTAGATTTTCGTGGCCGGTAGGCTGGCTGGCGCGTCGCTTCGCTGGCAGCACGCACCAACGCTCAGCAAAATCACCATCACCGGGAGTACCTGTGGCTCGCGTCGTAGTCGACGTCATGCTGAAGCCGGAGATCCTCGATCCGCAGGGACAGGCGGTGCAGCGAGCACTGCCGCGTCTCGGCTTCGAGGGCATCGAGGGCGTACGCCAGGGCAAGCGCTTCGAACTGGAGGTGGCGGAGCCCGTCACCGACGAGGCGCTCGCCCGTATCCACGAACTGGCGGGGACTTTCCTCGCGAACACAGTGATCGAGAACTACACGGTGCGCGTCGAAGAGGGGGCCGCTGCGTGAGCGGCGGTCTCGGACGCATCGGCGTCGTCACCTTTCCCGGATCACTCGACGACAGCGACGCCCGGCGCGCCGTGCGCCTCGCGGGCGGCGAGCCCGTCGAACTGTGGCACCGCGACAAGGACCTGCGTCAGGTGGACGCGGTCGTGCTGCCGGGCGGCTTCTCCTACGGCGACTATCTGCGCTGCGGTGCCATCGCCCGCTTCTCGCCCGTCATGGAACCCCTGCTGGAGCAGGCACGCGCGGGCATGCCGGTGCTCGGGATCTGCAACGGCTTCCAGGTGCTGTGCGAGTCGCATCTGCTTCCGGGCGCGCTCACCCGCAACGACCACCTGCACTTCATCTGCCGCGACCAGAAGCTGCGCGTCGAGCGCACGGACACCGCCTGGACGTCCGACTACGCCGAAGGCCAGAAGATCACCGTCCCGCTGAAGAACGGCGAGGGCGGTTACGTGGCCGACGAGCACACCCTCGACGCCCTGGAGGCCGAGGGCCGCGTCGTCTTCCGGTACCTGAACGGCAACCCCAACGGCTCCCGCCGCGACATCGCGGGCATCTCCAACGAGGCCGGGAACGTGGTCGGTCTCATGCCGCATCCCGAGCACGCCGTCGAGACCCTCACCGGGCCGACGACCGACGGGCTGGGCTTCTTCACCTCGGTACTCAAGAGGCTGGTCACCGCATGACTCCGTCCGCGCAGCCCAATCACCGCACGGCTCTCGACACCGTCAAGCACGCCACCGACACCCCCGGCACCGAGCAGCCGTGGGCCGAACTCGGCCTCAAGCAGGACGAGTACGAGCGCATCCGTGAGATCCTCGGCCGCCGCCCCACCGGGGCCGAGCTGGCCATGTACTCGGTGATGTGGTCGGAGCACTGCTCGTACAAGAGCAGCAAGGTGCATCTGAAGCAGTTCGGCGAGAAGGCACCCGAGAGCGACGCGCTGCTCGTGGGCATCGGCGAGAACGCCGGCGTCGTCGACATCGGCCAGGACTACGCCGTCACCTTCAAGGTCGAGTCGCACAACCACCCCAGCTACGTCGAGCCCTACCAGGGCGCGGCCACCGGCATCGGCGGCATCGTGCGCGACATCCTCGCGATGGGCGCCCGTCCCGTCGCCGTGATGGACCCGCTGCGCTTCGGCGCCGCCGACCACCCGGACACCAGGCGCGTGCTGCCCGGCGTCGTCTCGGGCATCGGCGGCTACGGCAACTGCCTGGGGCTGCCCAACATCGGCGGTGAAGTGGTCTTCGACGACTGCTATCAGGGGAATCCGCTGGTCAACGCCTTGTGCGTCGGGGTGATGAAGCACGAGGACATCCATCTCGCGCAGGCATCCGGCACCGGCAACAAGGTCATCCTCTACGGAGCCCGCACCGGCGGCGACGGCATCGGCGGCGTATCGGTACTCGCCTCGGAGACCTTCGAGGCGGAGGGACCGGCCAAGCGCCCGGCCGTCCAGGTCGGTGACCCCTTCCAGGAGAAGCTGCTCATCGAGTGCACCCTGGAGATCTTCAAGGAGAGGCTGGTTGCCGGCATCCAGGACCTGGGCGGCGCCGGACTGTCCTGTGCCACCTCCGAGTTGGCCAGCGCCGGCAGCGGCGGCATGCGCGTCGAACTGGACACCGTCCCGCTGCGCGATTCCTCGCTCTCCCCCGAGGAGATCCTGATGAGCGAGTCGCAGGAGCGGATGTGCGCGGTGGTGGAGCCGGACAAGGTGGGCCGGTTCCTGGAGATCTGCGAGAAGTGGGACGTGATCGCCACGGTCATCGGCGAGGTCACGCCGGGCGAGCGGCTGGAGATCTACTGGCACGGCGAGCAGATCGTCGACGTACCGCCGCGCACCGTCGCCCACGAGGGCCCGGTCTACCGGCGTCCCTACGAGCGTCCGCCGTGGCAGGACCAGCTGCAGGCCGACGACGCGGCAGCGCTGCCCCGTCCCGGCACGGGTGAGGAACTGCGGGCCGCCGCACTGGCGTTGGTCTCCTCCCCCAACCAGGCCGCCAAGTCCTGGATCACCGACCAGTACGACCGCTACGTACTCGGCGACACCGTTCTGGCGCAGCCCGAGGACGGCGGCATGATCCGCGTCGACGACTCGACGGGTCTGGGGGTCGCGGTCGCGACGGACGGGAACGGCCGCTACGCCAAGCTCGACCCCTACCGGGGCGCTCAGCTCGCGCTGGCCGAGTCGTACCGCAACGTCGCGGCGACGGGCGCCCGCCCGCTCGCCGTCACCGACTGCCTCAACTTCGGCTCCCCGGAGGACCCTTCGGCCATGTGGCAGTTCGCCGAGGCGTGCCGCGGGCTCGCCGATGCCTGCCGCACGCTGGGCACTCCGGTGACGGGCGGCAACGTCTCCCTCTACAACCAGACGGGCGACGCGGCGATCCACCCGACGCCGGTCGTGGGAGTCCTCGGTGTCATCGACGACGTGAACCGCCGTACGCCGATCGCCTTCGCGGAGCAGGGCCAGCTGCTCTACCTGCTGGGCGAGACCCGGGAGGAGCTGGGCGGCTCCGCCTGGTCCCAGGTCGCACACGGGCATCTCGGCGGGCTGCCGCCGGCCGTCGACCTGGAGCGGGAGCGGCTGCTCGCGGAGATCCTGATCGCCGCGTCCCGCGACGGAATGATCGACGCCGCGCACGATTTGAGCGACGGCGGCCTGATCCAGGCGCTGGCCGAGTCCTGCCTGAAGGGCGGCAACGGGGCGCGTGTCGTCGTGCCGGACGAGCTGTCCCCGTTCGTCTTCCTCTTCTCCGAGTCGCAGGGGCGCGCGCTGGTCGCCGTGCCGCGCAGCGAAGAGGTCCGCTTCAACGACATGTGCGGTGCGCGTGGCCTGCCGGCGGCGCGGATCGGCGTGGTGGACGGCGAAGAGATCGAGGTCCAGGGCCAGTTCAGCGTGTCACTGCGTGAGCTGCGCGAGGCTCACGAGGGCACGCTCCCGGCGCTCTTCGGCTAGCGCCGTCCCGTCCGGACCGTCGGGCAGGAGCGTGCCCGGCGGGACCGGACGACGAGACGCGGGGCGGCAACGGCCGGTCGTGGCACGGCCGTTGCCGCCAGCGTCGAGGCCCCGGACGCTGCCGGACCCCCGGCCCTCGGGCGACCTCGGACGAACAACGAGATCGTGAGGACGATGGGCAGCGGGATGACCGCCTGCCCCTGGTCCTCAGCGGGGTGGGAGCGGCCGTCGTCGCCGATTCCTGGGGCCCGCTCGCCGAGGCGGTCGGGCTGCGCGTACGGCGGCTTGCCGTGGATGACGCCCTCGACGTGGGCCTGGTCCGGCAGCGCCACAGGCTCAGCCCGGCCGCCGCGGCGTTCCTCGCCGCCATCACCGGTGAGCAGGGCACCGGTGAGCAGGGCACCGGCGAGGGCAGGACCCGCCGCAACCGATAGGCAAGCCTTATCGAAAGGGTTGCAAACAGGACTTGGACAGCCGCGATTCCCTGGGCGTTCCATGGGGACCATGACCACTCGCTACCGCATCGCCCTGATCCCCGGCGACGGCATCGGCGCCGAGGTGCTGCCGCCCGCCTGTGCCGTTCTCGACGCCGTCGGCAAGCGTCATGGACTCACGTTCACCTACGACTCGTTCGACTGGTCCTGTGAGCGCTATGCCGCCGAGGGCGCGATGATGCCCGCCGACGGCCTCGACCGCATCCGGCACCACGACGCCGTCCTCCTCGGCGCCGTCGGATGGCCCGGCGTGCCCGACCACGTCTCCCTGTGGGGTCTGCTCATCCCCATCCGCCGCCAGTTCCGCCAGTACGTGAACCTGCGTCCGATCAAGGTCCTCGAGGGCGTCCCCAGCCCGCTGGCGAAGGCCACCAGCGACGTCGACTTCGTCGTCGTGCGCGAGAACGTCGAGGGCGAGTACTCCGAGATCGGCGGCCGCCTGGGCCGCGGCTTCCCCGACGAGATGGCCATCCAGCAGTCCGTCTTCACCCGGCCCGGCGTCGAGCGCATCCTCGACTACGCCTTCACCACCGCTCAGCGGCGCAGCGGCGACGTGGTCTCCGCGACCAAGTCCAACGGCATCATCCACACCATGCCGTTCTGGGACGAGCTGGTGAAGGAGGCCGGTGACCGGTTCCCCGACGTGACCTGGCGGCAGGAGCACATCGACGCCCTCGTCGCGAAGGTCGTCCTCGATCCGTCCCGGTTCGACGTCATCGTCGGCTCGAACCTGTTCGGCGACATCCTCTCCGACCTCGCGGCCGCCGTCGCCGGCAGCATCGGCATCGCTCCCGCGGCCAACCTCAACCCCGAGCGCGACCACCCCTCGATGTTCGAGCCCGTACACGGCTCCGCCCCCGACATCGCGGGCCAGGGCGTCGCCAATCCCCTCGGTGCGATCTGGAGCGCCTCGATGATGCTCGACCACCTCGGTCACCCCGAGGCCGGCGCCGAGGTCCTCGACTCGTTCGCCTCCGTGCTCGCCACCACCGACGTCCGCACGCGCGACCTCGGCGGGACGGCCGGCACCAAGGACTTCACCAACCTGGTGCTCGAGGGCATCGCCGGCCGTTAGGGCCTGTACTTCGGAGCACCGGGCGGGCCCGGAGCGAGAGGTGCGCGCCGCGCCGCGCAGCGGGACCGGCGTCCTCAGGACCCCGGAGCCCGCACGGCCCCGGGGTCCTCACGGCTCCGGAGCCCGTACGGCCCCGGCGTCCTCACGGCTCCGGAGCCCTACTGCTCGGGGGCCGTCACCGCTGCGGCGTCAGCCTGATCAAGCTCCACGAGACGGGCGGCAGCACGGCCTCCAGCTCGCCCTCGGCGCTCACCGCCGTCTGAGGTACGGGCCGCGGCGTGACGCGCTCGGGCTCGGCCTGCGTGTTGACCGCGTCCGGGTCGTCGTCGGCGATCAGGAGGTGCTCGACGACGCGGTACGGCGCTGCCAGCCCGCGGAGCGCCGCCCGCAGGCCCAGGTGCTGCTCCTGGTCGCGGTTGACGGCCAGCACCGTCAGCTCGCCGG
It contains:
- the purL gene encoding phosphoribosylformylglycinamidine synthase subunit PurL; this translates as MTPSAQPNHRTALDTVKHATDTPGTEQPWAELGLKQDEYERIREILGRRPTGAELAMYSVMWSEHCSYKSSKVHLKQFGEKAPESDALLVGIGENAGVVDIGQDYAVTFKVESHNHPSYVEPYQGAATGIGGIVRDILAMGARPVAVMDPLRFGAADHPDTRRVLPGVVSGIGGYGNCLGLPNIGGEVVFDDCYQGNPLVNALCVGVMKHEDIHLAQASGTGNKVILYGARTGGDGIGGVSVLASETFEAEGPAKRPAVQVGDPFQEKLLIECTLEIFKERLVAGIQDLGGAGLSCATSELASAGSGGMRVELDTVPLRDSSLSPEEILMSESQERMCAVVEPDKVGRFLEICEKWDVIATVIGEVTPGERLEIYWHGEQIVDVPPRTVAHEGPVYRRPYERPPWQDQLQADDAAALPRPGTGEELRAAALALVSSPNQAAKSWITDQYDRYVLGDTVLAQPEDGGMIRVDDSTGLGVAVATDGNGRYAKLDPYRGAQLALAESYRNVAATGARPLAVTDCLNFGSPEDPSAMWQFAEACRGLADACRTLGTPVTGGNVSLYNQTGDAAIHPTPVVGVLGVIDDVNRRTPIAFAEQGQLLYLLGETREELGGSAWSQVAHGHLGGLPPAVDLERERLLAEILIAASRDGMIDAAHDLSDGGLIQALAESCLKGGNGARVVVPDELSPFVFLFSESQGRALVAVPRSEEVRFNDMCGARGLPAARIGVVDGEEIEVQGQFSVSLRELREAHEGTLPALFG
- a CDS encoding sensor histidine kinase; translation: MIGWWGVAPKYRRWQERSSHEQVEASTRWMLVAYAWLTLVGFVVQLVPNAGPGALPRTLAWTVLGLGLVQCLLCTGVLHRAIDSYLGTRTVTDARLALPAVLMASMTALTVVLVAIRAVEVGLEVGLGLHGALAPFAVTFGVAVPRRTAALALSGYLAATTAALAAAGLPGADLLAALVVVGLGGLLSVFTGRSSAWYIAVIRELEEARGVQARLAVAEERLRFSRDLHDVMGRNLSAIALKSELAAQLVRRGSETEASVGQMTEVQRIAREAQSEVRAVVRGYRDVDLPTELAGARGILRAAGVDCRTDNGGSQLPAPVQAALGWVVREGATNVLRHADATWCTVWVGTDPAGRSALLVMENDGTRGQAPGGSAGSGLAGLRERLDGVGGTLRVARDGESGTFRLTAEVPLAAGNDATADEAVTDPAGTAGTHGSGTDGKDSAE
- a CDS encoding tartrate dehydrogenase; this translates as MTTRYRIALIPGDGIGAEVLPPACAVLDAVGKRHGLTFTYDSFDWSCERYAAEGAMMPADGLDRIRHHDAVLLGAVGWPGVPDHVSLWGLLIPIRRQFRQYVNLRPIKVLEGVPSPLAKATSDVDFVVVRENVEGEYSEIGGRLGRGFPDEMAIQQSVFTRPGVERILDYAFTTAQRRSGDVVSATKSNGIIHTMPFWDELVKEAGDRFPDVTWRQEHIDALVAKVVLDPSRFDVIVGSNLFGDILSDLAAAVAGSIGIAPAANLNPERDHPSMFEPVHGSAPDIAGQGVANPLGAIWSASMMLDHLGHPEAGAEVLDSFASVLATTDVRTRDLGGTAGTKDFTNLVLEGIAGR
- the purS gene encoding phosphoribosylformylglycinamidine synthase subunit PurS; protein product: MARVVVDVMLKPEILDPQGQAVQRALPRLGFEGIEGVRQGKRFELEVAEPVTDEALARIHELAGTFLANTVIENYTVRVEEGAAA
- a CDS encoding ABC transporter permease, whose amino-acid sequence is MSSTDAATVKAPGRVDTSAMWSRLRALGRAELTLLMRNKAMLFVALATPALLTVLMRQTASGMNLEGTGLSLGTVLVPGSIGYVLVFAVYANLTGIYVTRREELVLKRLRTGEASDGEILTGSALPSLVLALGQCVLLLGGGAVLLDLAPPERPELVAAGLLLGLLLMVLLAAVSAAFTRTTEASQITTFPFMAISFVGSGVVVPLDVMPDVLANVCSLLPVSPTMELVRNGWVGTLSGMDTVKALTVLVVWIILGTVAVRRWFRWEPRR
- a CDS encoding ABC transporter ATP-binding protein — its product is MDAIEVDGLKRRYAKGFEAVRGVSFSVREGEIFALLGTNGAGKTSTVELLEGLARPSGGNVRVLGFDPYSERTAVRPRTGVMLQEGGFPSELTVTETIRMWAGCTSDARPIGEVLAQVGLSDRRAQVRVKQLSGGERRRLDLAMALVGHPEVLFLDEPTTGMDPEGRRDTWDLVRELRRAGTTVLLTTHYLEEAEELADRLAIMRAGRIVTTGTPEQVVAERPSSIRFTLPDGLSPAHLPTTLPQPTLREGRVEIRTPQLQSALTDLLIWARQAGVELPGLHARTATLEEVFLEIAQLPDEADEDSQAGGPGKHRAGAASGGMEVERV
- a CDS encoding histone-like nucleoid-structuring protein Lsr2 — protein: MAQRVVVTLSDDLDGGEASETVSFGLDGKSYEVDLNIENAKKLREDLARFVEAGRKRAKSGKAYHRTAVAPDPRAVRAWAESNGFEVPARGRIPKKVYDAFNASR
- the purQ gene encoding phosphoribosylformylglycinamidine synthase subunit PurQ; amino-acid sequence: MSGGLGRIGVVTFPGSLDDSDARRAVRLAGGEPVELWHRDKDLRQVDAVVLPGGFSYGDYLRCGAIARFSPVMEPLLEQARAGMPVLGICNGFQVLCESHLLPGALTRNDHLHFICRDQKLRVERTDTAWTSDYAEGQKITVPLKNGEGGYVADEHTLDALEAEGRVVFRYLNGNPNGSRRDIAGISNEAGNVVGLMPHPEHAVETLTGPTTDGLGFFTSVLKRLVTA